One stretch of Hemibagrus wyckioides isolate EC202008001 linkage group LG01, SWU_Hwy_1.0, whole genome shotgun sequence DNA includes these proteins:
- the kcnc3b gene encoding potassium voltage-gated channel subfamily C member 3b isoform X4, whose amino-acid sequence METHEAFNTVYNRTENVTVGNVTREEVFFEVVTDSWLTYVEGVCVIWFTFEVFTRVIFCPDKAEFFKSTLNIIDFVAILPFYLEVGLSGLSSKAAKDMLGFLRVVRFVRILRIFKLTRHFVGLRVLGHTLRASTNEFLLLIIFLALGVLIFATMIYYAERIGASPNDPTASNHTRFKNIPIGFWWAVVTMTTLGYGDMYPETWSGMLVGALCALAGVLTIAMPVPVIVNNFGMYYSLAMAKQKLPKKKNKHIPRAPQPGSPNYCKPDALAMATASPQRILGNVLGGVMGSGGLTGDCPLAQEEIIEINRECLFLFLPLFSSFSQIYSFSFSTGRVSSCHPFIFFCIALSFSFAQLPPISQSCFLPLSFHLPPSPSPSLFFLHSFFLCLYSSFFFSLSLLLLHTLFYPSPHVSVSSFLSSSFSLSPFFSFPHSFSPFHFFFRLSHPVSLYYILLFLSLFYHFSLSLLSSFIFPQRLSHSPSFSFLFPSFPLFLTLSPSLFFLLSSVSLLPFLLLTSPALPLTIPHSSHFLPLSLNLPLCYSSSPLFSLSYILPVPSSHLPFSLPLSCPLHTSSSFPFLSLFLHPSPFLVIPLSFLFSSFVFTCFPCSSSLSFSRSLSLSLLIFPSVRLEAERGRGECGAG is encoded by the exons ATGGAGACGCACGAGGCATTCAACACCGTCTACAACCGGACAGAGAACGTGACGGTGGGCAACGTGACACGCGAGGAGGTCTTCTTCGAGGTGGTGACGGACAGCTGGCTTACATACGTAGAGGGCGTGTGCGTGATATGGTTCACCTTTGAAGTGTTTACGCGTGTCATATTTTGCCCAGACAAGGCTGAATTCTTCAAGAGCACTCTAAACATCATTGACTTTGTGGCCATCCTGCCATTCTACCTAGAGGTTGGTCTGAGCGGCCTTTCATCCAAGGCGGCCAAGGACATGCTGGGCTTCCTGCGTGTGGTCCGGTTTGTCCGTATCCTGAGGATCTTCAAGCTCACGCGTCATTTTGTTGGGCTTCGTGTGCTGGGTCATACGCTTCGCGCCAGCACCAATGAGTTTCTCCTGCTTATCATCTTCCTTGCCCTCGGAGTGCTCATCTTTGCCACCATGATCTACTATGCCGAACGCATCGGCGCCAGCCCCAATGACCCCACGGCCAGTAACCACACTAGATTCAAGAACATCCCCATCGGTTTCTGGTGGGCCGTGGTCACCATGACGACTCTGGGGTACGGTGACATGTACCCTGAGACGTGGTCGGGTATGTTGGTTGGTGCTCTGTGTGCCCTGGCTGGTGTGCTGACGATTGCCATGCCTGTGCCCGTCATTGTCAACAACTTCGGCATGTACTACTCACTGGCCATGGCCAAGCAGAAGCTGCCcaagaaaaagaataaacacaTTCCACGAGCCCCACAGCCCGGCTCGCCCAACTACTGCAAGCCTGACGCTCTGGCTATGGCTACTGCTTCACCTCAGAGGATCCTGGGTAACGTTCTGGGCGGGGTCATGGGCTCAGGCGGACTCACTGGAGACTGTCCTCTCGCTCAGGAGGAGATCATAGAAATTAACAGAG AATGTTTAttcctctttcttcctctcttctcttccttttctcaAATTTACTCTTTCTCCTTTTCCACTGGCCGTGTCTCATCTTGccatcctttcatttttttctgcattgccctctctttctctttcgctCAACTTCCTCCTATTTCTCAATCCtgttttctccctctttcttttcatctcccaccttcaccttctccatctctctttttcctccactcattctttctctgcctctactcctccttctttttttctctctcccttcttctccttcataCCCTTTTTTATCCATCCCCTcatgtgtctgtctcttcctttctgtcttcctctttctccctctctccattctTCTCATTTCCccattctttctctccctttcatttctttttccgGCTTTCTCATCCTGTATCTCTTTACTACATCCTCttattcctctctcttttctaccatttctctctctctctcttatcctcCTTTATTTTCCCTCAACGACTTTCCcactctccatctttctctttcctcttcccttcttttccactttttctaactctgtctccttctcttttctttcttctatcctctgtttctctcttacCCTTTCTCCTTCTCACTTCTCCTGCTCTCCCCCTTACAATCCCTCACTCTTCCCATTTCCTTCCTCTGTCTCTTAATCTTCCACTTTGTTATTCTTCTTCTccccttttttccctctcctacATTCTCCCTGTTCCTTCTTCtcatcttcctttctctctccctctttcttgtCCGCTTCATACTTCTTCCTctttcccttttctctctctttttctccatccttctccttttcttgtcattcctctctcttttctatTTTCCTCCTTTGTCTTCACTTGCTTCCCTTGCTCTTcatctctgtccttctctcgctctctctccctctctctcctcatctttCCCTCCGTCAGACTCGAAGCAGAACGGGGACGCGGCGAGTGCGGCGCTGGCTAA